The Molothrus ater isolate BHLD 08-10-18 breed brown headed cowbird chromosome 1, BPBGC_Mater_1.1, whole genome shotgun sequence genome includes a window with the following:
- the MAFA gene encoding transcription factor MafA yields MASELAMSAELPTSPLAIEYVNDFDLMKFEVKKEPAEAERLCHRLPAGSLSSTPLSTPCSSVPSSPSFCAPSPGGQPAPGPPATTAASLGSKQQLEELYWMSGYQHHLNPEALNLTPEDAVEALIGAPHHHHHHHQGYEPFRPQPFGGEELPPAAHHHPGHHHHHHHHLRLEDRFSDDQLVSMSVRELNRQLRGFSKEEVIRLKQKRRTLKNRGYAQSCRYKRVQQRHILENEKCQLQSQVEQLKQEVTRLAKERDLYKEKYEKLAGRGFPREPSPSAAPKATADFFM; encoded by the coding sequence ATGGCCTCGGAGCTGGCCATGAGCGCGGAGCTGCCCACGAGCCCCCTCGCCATCGAGTACGTGAACGATTTCGACCTGATGAAGTTCGAGGTGAAGAAGGAGCCGGCGGAGGCGGAGCGGCTGTGCCACCGCCTGCCCGCCGGGTCTCTGTCGTCCACCCCGCTCAGCACGCCCTGCTCCTCCGTGCCTTCCTCGCCCAGCTTCTGCGCTCCCAGCCCCGGTGGGCAACCGGCCCCCGGCCCCCCGGCTACCACCGCCGCTTCCCTGGGCTccaaacagcagctggaggagctgtaCTGGATGTCGGGTTACCAGCATCACCTCAACCCCGAAGCTCTCAACCTGACCCCGGAGGACGCGGTGGAGGCGTTGATCGGTGCCcctcaccatcatcatcatcaccaccaaGGGTACGAGCCCTTCCGACCTCAGCCCTTCGGGGGTGAGGAGCTGCCGCCGGCCGCGCATCACCATCCCGgccatcaccatcatcatcatcaccacctACGCCTGGAGGACCGGTTCTCCGACGATCAGCTGGTGAGTATGTCCGTGCGGGAGCTGAACCGGCAGCTGCGGGGCTTCAGCAAGGAGGAGGTGATCCGCCTCAAGCAGAAGAGGAGGACCTTGAAGAACCGGGGCTACGCTCAATCCTGCCGCTACAAGCGGGTCCAGCAACGGCACATCTTGGAGAACGAGAAATGCCAACTGCAGAGCCAGGTGGAGCAGCTCAAGCAGGAGGTGACCCGCTTGGCCAAGGAAAGGGATCtgtacaaagaaaaatatgagaagTTGGCCGGCCGGGGCTTCCCGCGGGAGCCCTCCCCATCCGCCGCCCCGAAAGCCACCGCTGACTTCTTCATGTGA